The Feifania hominis DNA window CAGCGCAAAATGGGCACCGCCGTCCCCGAGGGGGAGCTGTGCAACCTCTACGACCGCGCGGGGCGCTATTACGGCCTTGCAAAGGGCGTCGTGCGCGGGGGCGAGCTCTGCCTCTATCTCGAAAAACGGGTGTGATTATGGAGCGAATCAAACTGACTGACAACCGGGTGAGCGGCCCCGTGGTCGTGGCCCTCGGAAATTTTGACGGGCTGCACCTCGGCCACAGAGAGCTGATTGAAAGAGCCGTGGGCGAGGCGCGCCGACGGGGCGGGCGAAGCGTGGTGTACACCTTTGACCGGCACCCCGAGAATGTGCTCACCGGGCGCACGGTGACGCCCTACCTGATGACGCGCGAGCAGAAGATCGCGCGCCTGCGCGAATTCGGGGTGGACGAGGTCTGCTTTGAGCACTTCACCCGCGCGTTTGCCGATATGAGCCCCGCGGAATTTGTCGAATCGGTTCTGGTGGACGCGCTCGGAGCGGCCTGCGCCGTAGTCGGCTTCAACTACCACTTCGGCAGCCGGGGCAGCGGCGACGCGGCGGCTCTGCGGCAGCTCTGCGCGGCGCACGGGATGGACTGCGAGATCGTCGACGGACTCACCCGCGACGGCATTGTCATCAGCTCCTCGCACATCCGCACGCTGATTCTCGCGGGGGATGTGGCGGGGGCAAACGAGCTTCTGGGCTACCCTTTTACGCTGACGGGGCCTGTGCTCCACGGAAAGAAGCTCGGGCGCACGCTCGGCGCGCCGACCATCAACCAGCGCTTTCACGAGGGGTCGATCACCCCGGCCTACGGCGTCTACGTGACGACGGCCGAGATCGGCGGCGCGCTCTACCGCGGGGTCACCAACGTCGGCATCCGCCCGACGGTGGAGGACACGCAGCAACTCAACGCCGAGACCTACGTCATGGACTTTGAGCGGGAGATCTACGGCGAGAGCGTCACCGTGCGCTTTCTCGAGGCCATCCGGCCGGAGCGGCGCTTTGCGTCGATCGAGGCGCTTCGCGAACAGCTCATGCGCGACATCGAGACGGCCCGGCAGTACTTTGCGAAAAACGCTCTGTAGAAAGCGCGCCAGGGGCTTTACAAACAGCGACAGGCCTGATATAATTTATAAGCACATCTGTGCCCATAGAATACTCACGGCGCGGTCTGCGGGATATGTCCTGTCATTACAGGGTCTCCCGCCGCAGACTATGTCGCGAGCGAATGAAAACGGAGGAACGAACATGTTAAAAGAGCAGAAGACCCAGATCATCGAGCAAAACCGCATCCACGAGACCGACACCGGCTCGCCCGAGGTTCAGATCGCCATTCTCACCGAGAAGATCAACCACTTAAACGAGCACCTCAAAATCAACAAGAAAGACCATCATTCCAGAAGAGGTCTGCTCAAAATGGTCGGTAAGAGAAGAAGCCTTCTCAACTACCTCATGAAGAAGGACATCAACCGCTATCGCGCCATCATCGAGAAGCTCGGCATCAGAAAGTAATAGGTGAAAGAGGGACTTTTTGTATAAAAAGTCCCTTTCGCATATGCCCCCGCGGGCGCCGGCCGCCCGCGGGTCACTCACAAAAAAGACGGGATGACGGCACATTTAGCAATTACACAAGC harbors:
- a CDS encoding bifunctional riboflavin kinase/FAD synthetase, whose translation is MERIKLTDNRVSGPVVVALGNFDGLHLGHRELIERAVGEARRRGGRSVVYTFDRHPENVLTGRTVTPYLMTREQKIARLREFGVDEVCFEHFTRAFADMSPAEFVESVLVDALGAACAVVGFNYHFGSRGSGDAAALRQLCAAHGMDCEIVDGLTRDGIVISSSHIRTLILAGDVAGANELLGYPFTLTGPVLHGKKLGRTLGAPTINQRFHEGSITPAYGVYVTTAEIGGALYRGVTNVGIRPTVEDTQQLNAETYVMDFEREIYGESVTVRFLEAIRPERRFASIEALREQLMRDIETARQYFAKNAL
- the rpsO gene encoding 30S ribosomal protein S15, with protein sequence MLKEQKTQIIEQNRIHETDTGSPEVQIAILTEKINHLNEHLKINKKDHHSRRGLLKMVGKRRSLLNYLMKKDINRYRAIIEKLGIRK